The bacterium genome contains the following window.
ACGTGGGTTTCAGCGGCGAGGTGGAACACGACCGTGGGCTTGAACCACGCAATCTCGTTGTAGAGATTGCCGGTCCTGATGTCCAGATCCGCAAACTCGAACCGAGGATCTTCAGCCACGTCGGCGAGGTTCTCCATGCTGCCCGCGTAGGTAAGCGCGTCAATGATGTACACGCTGACCTCGGGCTCCTTGAGCAGCATGCGCACAAGGTTCGATCCGATGAAGCCTGCGCCACCCGTTATGACGTACCTCTTTTCGCCGCTCACTTTCCCGGCTCCCGCTCCCTGGCCTCCGCCGAGATGTTGAAGCGCTGCTCGTACTCGCGACACTTCTTCAGCAGCCGCGTGTTCTCGTTCTTGTACCAGCTGATCTTGTCCTGCATTGCCCAGTACCGTGAGGCGTACCAGCCCATCTTCTTGCTCAGCGGCGCGAGCACCTTGTACAGCACGTCCACGTCTCCCTTGGAGAGCTTGCCAAGGAGCACACCCGCAAGCAGAGCCTCCTTGGAGGCCTGCACATCGGCCCCATCCTGCTGGTCAGTGTAGCCAGCTGGCGGGGCCTCTGGGTACTCGTCCGGGAGACGCGCGGCCCGGTCAAGGTCGGCGGTCTCCACCACAGCTTTCTTCTTTTCAGTCATCGCTTCCTCCGTCTCCCTCCGGAACATCGCCCCCGAGCTGATCTCGAATCGCCTGCGTAACGACCTCGAACGGCACCACCTGCTTGGGCCGGAAGTTGTACCGAGTGATTCGCTTGCCGTCGATCTCCTCGATCGAGGATCGGATCTCGCCCACAACGTGGACCCACATCCCCTTGCGCAGCCTGTCGGCCATCTTCACGGCGAAGTCCCCGAACCACGCGAACGTCACCCAGGTCGTGTCCTCCTCCCACTTGTCGTTCTTCAAGTAGGGGATGTTCGCGGCAGCAACGACCTGGAGCCGCTTCTGCCCGTTTAGAAGCGTCTTCATCGACGGATCTTTGGCGATCCGCCCGAGAAATGTGAACGTTGCGATTCCGCGCATCGACGATCTCCTCGCTTTGGGAATATACGAGAGCGTAAAGCGTCGAAAGGGGCCTGTCAACAGGGAACGGATCAGGCCGCGCGCTTGATGATCTGCGGTCCGAAGTGCTTTCCAGCGAGGTATCCGAGCCCGGCGAAGACGAGCAGGGTGACGATCTTCCCCGTCGAGAAGCCGCCTGCGTAGTTCGGGGGCACGAGGCACTTGGGCCGGAACGGCAGAAGGTCGGGGTCCACGTGCCCCACGTACTGGATCTCGGACAGCTTGCGCTTCTTCGTGCTGATGTACTGGAGCCCGCCGTGATCCTTGTCGGTGTCTCCGCCATCCACGCTCTGAAGCCAGTCCTCCGCGGCGTTCATGTCCACGCAGGTGAACGTGTGCGTGAGCAGGCCCGAGCCGACGACGAGGTAGCAGCCGGGGAAGAAGGACCAGTCGGCCTTCCATGCGCCGAACTTCCGGGCGAAGTCGATGAAGCCCTTGTTGTTGCCGCCGCTGAACGCTGTGCCAGCTTCGTAGGGGAGCCACAGGTTCGGGTCTGCGACCCCGCTTCGCCGCTGGTTGCCACGCACAACGAGGCCGCAGGTGGAGACGCCAACCGTTGCGTACGTCTCGTAGTTCTCGACGTGGAAGGGCCGGTCCAGGTCCCAGTAGGCACCAGGAGGTAGGGGGCCAAGGATGTCCTCGAACTCCGCACGCGCCGCAGGGTTGCCGCTCCACGCCGAGAGGCCGATCATGCTCTTGGCGTTCGCGATGATGACCTCGCGCCGCCCCGCCGGGGTGGAAGGAGTTGCGATCTCGCGGAGAGGAATTGCTGCACCCATGGGTTAGCCCGTGTACATGATCGACGCGTCGTGCATGGCCTGCGCGAACGAATACGGTTTCGGATCGTCTTCGCTGAACATGCGCCTGTATGACCAGCTTCCATCCGGGGAGTAGATGAAGATGGTGTCGAAGAACCGCTCGAAATTGTCCGCGATCTCGAACACACCCTCGTCATCAACAGTGATGTGAAGTAGCTCCGTAACAAACCGCTGGTTTGCCGGATCGCTGAGCCACTTTTTCTTGGACATGTTGTCGTCCGCGCTCCACGACTTCGCCGCGTTGTCGAATACGGCTTCCACGAACCGACGAACTTCCTCTGGCAACGCGACGCCCTTTGCGGATCGCCTTACCGCCGCGGGACGGCTACGTTCCACATCGTACCCGAACTTCCCCCCGCGCGCTTTTCGTGTCGCTTTCTCGATCGCGTCCGCGTCGGCAGTGCTAGGCCCCCACGGAGGCCGCTCTTCACCAGCTTCGCGAGCAGCCGTAGAGAACGACACAATCGACCCGACAGCCATGGCGGCGATCTGGTCGTACGCCATTGGCTCTCGCGTATCCACGACAGTGCCGTACTCGTCCTCCCATGACTTTGGGGCCTGATCCTCGAAACCGATCTTGATGCCACCTACCTCCACCGTACCGGAATATTTGGATCGACCAAGATATTCGACCCGGATCTTCGCGTCGCCAATGTACCGCGT
Protein-coding sequences here:
- a CDS encoding single-stranded DNA-binding protein codes for the protein MRGIATFTFLGRIAKDPSMKTLLNGQKRLQVVAAANIPYLKNDKWEEDTTWVTFAWFGDFAVKMADRLRKGMWVHVVGEIRSSIEEIDGKRITRYNFRPKQVVPFEVVTQAIRDQLGGDVPEGDGGSDD